From the Manis javanica isolate MJ-LG chromosome 11, MJ_LKY, whole genome shotgun sequence genome, one window contains:
- the LOC108405026 gene encoding LOW QUALITY PROTEIN: mortality factor 4-like protein 2 (The sequence of the model RefSeq protein was modified relative to this genomic sequence to represent the inferred CDS: inserted 1 base in 1 codon; substituted 1 base at 1 genomic stop codon), which translates to MSSRKQGSQTRGRQSVEEDNFKKPTRSNMQISKMRGASSGKKTAGPQQKNLEPALPGRWXGRSAENPPSGSVRKTRKNKQKTPGNGDGGSTSEAPQPPWKKRARADPTVESKEAFKNRTEVXVKIPEELKPWLVEDWDLVTRQKQLFQLPAKENVDAILEEYTNCKRSQGNVDNKEYVVNEVVAGIKEYFNEMLGTQLLYKFERPQYAEILLAYPDAPMSQVYGAPHLLRLFVRIGAMLAYTPLDEKSLALLLGYLHDFLKYLAKNAASLFTASDYKVALAEYHRKAL; encoded by the exons ATGAGTTCCAGGAAGCAGGGTTCTCAAACTCGTGGACGACAATCTGTAGAAGAAGACAACTTCAAAAAACCAACCAGAAGCAATATGCAGATAAGTAAGATGAGAGGGGCCtcctcaggaaagaagacagCTGGTCCACAGCAGAAGAATCTGGAACCAGCTCTCCCAGGCAGAT GGGGTCGCTCTGCTGAGAACCCCCCTTCAGGATCTGTGAggaagacaagaaagaacaagcAGAAGACTCCAGGCAACGGAGATGGTGGCAGTACCAGCGAAGCACCTCAGCCACCTTGGAAGAAAAGGGCCCGGGCAGACCCCACTGTTGAAAGCAAGGAGGCTTTCAAGAATAGAACGGAAGTTTAAGTGAAGATCCCTGAAGAATTAAAACCATGGCTTGTTGAGGACTGGGACTTAGTTACCAGGCAGAAGCAGCTGTTTCAACTCCCTGCTAAGGAAAATGTGGATGCAATTCTGGAAGAGTATACAAATTGCAAGAGATCACAGGGAAATGTTGATAATAAGGAATACGTGGTTAATGAAGTTGTGGCAGGAATAAAAGAGTATTTTAATGAGATGTTGGGCACTCAGCTGCTCTACAAATTTGAGAGGCCCCAATATGCTGAGATCCTCTTGGCTTACCCTGATGCACCGATGTCCCAGGTTTATGGAGCACCACACCTACTGAGATTATTTGTAAGAATTGGAGCAATGTTGGCATATACGCCCCTTGATGAGAAGAGCCTTGCATTGTTGTTGGGCTATCTGCATGATTTCCTAAAATATCTGGCAAAGAATGCTGCGTCTCTGTTTACTGCCAGTGATTACAAAGTAGCTTTGGCTGAGTACCACCGCAAAGCCCTGTGA